One genomic region from Tripterygium wilfordii isolate XIE 37 chromosome 20, ASM1340144v1, whole genome shotgun sequence encodes:
- the LOC119987075 gene encoding uncharacterized protein LOC119987075 isoform X2, with product MEDSEAILCQISFLKDMLDQVNDEIEGNIQTTREIESEIVNCSEIESALASRESELTRLLYVSYFEIHGLISVTADSRKSVKILNDELSCLRTTRDEILQRINDKRDEFTATCLEFQWEIDKGETEELVALLSEKEFLENEFLQLDKKNKALKNSMLAFVEEVLEDLNNSNAAKESF from the exons ATGGAGGACTCAGAAGCAATTCTCTGCCAAATTTCTTTCCTAAAGGACATGCTCGACCAG GTCAACGACGAAATCGAGGGGAACATCCAGACGACGCGAGAGATCGAGTCAGAGATCGTCAACTGCTCGGAGATCGAATCCGCTTTGGCTTCCAGAGAATCTGAGCTCACCAGGTTGCTTTACGTCTCTTACTTCGAGATCCACGGATTGATCTCCGTTACCG CTGATTCGAGGAAGTCTGTGAAGATCTTGAATGACGAGTTATCTTGTTTGAGAACGACGAGAGACGAGATCCTTCAAAGGATAAATGATAAGCG GGATGAATTTACCGCTACGTGCTTAGAATTTCAATGGGAGATTGACAAGGGTGAAACTGAGGAGCTGGTGGCTTTGTTGTCTGAGAAGGAGTTTCTTGAAAATGAGTTTCTCCAATTGGATAAGAAAAATAAGGCTTTGAAGAATTCAATGCTGGCCTTTGTagaagaagttcttgaagatctGAATAATTCCAATGCGG CAAAGGAATCTTTTTAG
- the LOC119987488 gene encoding uncharacterized protein LOC119987488, giving the protein MKAKGGSIGGTKRRFSCKARLGEFLKEGRGRLYIIRRCVVMLLCGHD; this is encoded by the coding sequence ATGAAGGCGAAAGGTGGTAGCATTGGAGGCACTAAAAGAAGGTTTTCTTGTAAAGCCAGGCTTGGTGAATTCCTCAAAGAAGGACGAGGTAGGCTGTACATAATAAGGAGATGTGTTGTTATGCTTCTCTGCGGGCACGATTAA
- the LOC119987075 gene encoding uncharacterized protein LOC119987075 isoform X1 — protein sequence MEDSEAILCQISFLKDMLDQVNDEIEGNIQTTREIESEIVNCSEIESALASRESELTRLLYVSYFEIHGLISVTADSRKSVKILNDELSCLRTTRDEILQRINDKRDEFTATCLEFQWEIDKGETEELVALLSEKEFLENEFLQLDKKNKALKNSMLAFVEEVLEDLNNSNAALHVEIQNKYLENDKLLKDIDDLKITLLSTIAENGKK from the exons ATGGAGGACTCAGAAGCAATTCTCTGCCAAATTTCTTTCCTAAAGGACATGCTCGACCAG GTCAACGACGAAATCGAGGGGAACATCCAGACGACGCGAGAGATCGAGTCAGAGATCGTCAACTGCTCGGAGATCGAATCCGCTTTGGCTTCCAGAGAATCTGAGCTCACCAGGTTGCTTTACGTCTCTTACTTCGAGATCCACGGATTGATCTCCGTTACCG CTGATTCGAGGAAGTCTGTGAAGATCTTGAATGACGAGTTATCTTGTTTGAGAACGACGAGAGACGAGATCCTTCAAAGGATAAATGATAAGCG GGATGAATTTACCGCTACGTGCTTAGAATTTCAATGGGAGATTGACAAGGGTGAAACTGAGGAGCTGGTGGCTTTGTTGTCTGAGAAGGAGTTTCTTGAAAATGAGTTTCTCCAATTGGATAAGAAAAATAAGGCTTTGAAGAATTCAATGCTGGCCTTTGTagaagaagttcttgaagatctGAATAATTCCAATGCGG CTTTACACGTCGAGatacaaaataaatatttgGAGAATGATAAATTGCTCAAGGATATTGATGACTTGAAGATTACATTGCTGTCCACCATTGCAGAGAATGGCAAAAAGTAG